One stretch of Miscanthus floridulus cultivar M001 unplaced genomic scaffold, ASM1932011v1 fs_161_1_2, whole genome shotgun sequence DNA includes these proteins:
- the LOC136530600 gene encoding uncharacterized protein, producing MTQRRAPPLPEQRRAPPLPEQRRHSLSSLSLFIDAVGAAPLLHPRIRPNPWRARPQAAGSAADRADLRPPPPSPPPAPLPSPFFPGGCPSPPPSSPGRIWPSLSWIRPAAGRGGGLLSSRAQPSRSAGPPEHGGSRAPSQPDVQICSSKRNHIRAVAAPSAASFQWP from the coding sequence ATGACTCAGcgccgcgcccctcccctccccgagcagcgccgcgcccctcccctccccgagcagcgccgccactccctctcctccctctccctcttcatcGACGCGGTGGGCGCGGCCCCTCTCCTTCACCCCCGGATCCGGCCAAATCCATGGCGGGCGCGCCCCCAGGCCGCTGGATCCGCCGCCGACCGAGCCGATCTGCGCCCTCCCCCTCCTTCTCCCCCGCCGGCGCCCCttccctcccccttcttccccggcgggtgcccctcccctcccccttcttcacccggccggatctggccctccctctcctggatccggccggcggcggggcgtggCGGCGGCCTCTTATCCTCCCGAGCACAGCCCTCACGGAGTGCGGGCCCTCCCGAGCATGGTGGATCTAGAGCCCCTTCTCAGCCCGACGTCCAGATCTGCAGCTCCAAGCGCAACCACATCAGGGCAGTTGCAGCTCCGAGTGCAGCCTCCTTCCAGTGGCCGAG